One Geitlerinema sp. PCC 9228 genomic window, CGAACTGCACGATCCAACTGGTGTAGCTTGCGTGAGAGCATTACCAAATACCCGACCACCACATCCGCAACCTCATTTGGAAACACATCTGGGGTATTTTTCACTTGAATACCCAGTTTTCGCGCTGCCTCTTGGTCGATTGCATCCATGCCAATCCCCCATTTGGCAACAATTTTCAGTCGCTTGCCATTTTCCAATACCTTAGCTGTAAACGGGTCGTCGCCGGCAATTACCCCGTCAAATCGCTCAATAATTTCCAGCAGTTCGGATTCGCTCAACTGCTGTACCACTGGGGGAACTTCTACTTCTACTCCCTGTTGTGCCAATCGCTCTCGGTACAAATCAATTGTTTTCTGTAAATGGGGGCAAGTTACCAAAACTTTCCACGTCATGCAGCTTTCTCCCGCTTCTCGTATAAAAATTCTGCTAGCTGGAAATCTAGCTCTTCATCAATATCCACCGCTTCGATACGATCGATTTCAAATAGAAAAGGGCGATCGCCAATCCGATTGTGTTTTGATTCTAGAATATTCCGCGTAAAAATATACAGACAGGAATTTTCCTCATAAATAGGGGGTAAATCCTGGGTTCGCAATAAAATATTGGGATTGTGATTGACTGCTCTCGCCAAGCCATCCCAAAGGCGCGTTTGCCAGCGCGTCACCCCAAATAGAGAATCGTACATGGGATAGCTATCCAAAAACGTTTCTACTGCTTGCTGAATCGTTGGCGATCGCAGTAAAGGATTGGTACTATGGGTTTGCAAGTAGTAATCTGCTTCCACTTGCTTGACATCGTTCAGCAAAACATCATTCATCGGTACCGTACCGGCGCGTAAATGTTCCGGACGCTCTAGCAGCTTTACTTCCGGAAAGTGTTTGCTAGCATCTTCAAAAATGACCGGACTATCGGTATCGATAACTACCTCATCAATAAGCGAACAATCCAGCAAACTGCGAACAATACGGTGGTATAGGGGAACCCCAGCAAAATCTCGATAATTTTTCCCCGGTACTCGTTCGCTACTGTGGCGCATAGGTACCAAAGCCGCAATCTTTGCCATCAACCAACTCACTCCTCAATTGGAACCAAAATTGCCCTTGCCGGTGCGCCGTCGGCACCAAC contains:
- a CDS encoding acylneuraminate cytidylyltransferase family protein, which gives rise to MAKIAALVPMRHSSERVPGKNYRDFAGVPLYHRIVRSLLDCSLIDEVVIDTDSPVIFEDASKHFPEVKLLERPEHLRAGTVPMNDVLLNDVKQVEADYYLQTHSTNPLLRSPTIQQAVETFLDSYPMYDSLFGVTRWQTRLWDGLARAVNHNPNILLRTQDLPPIYEENSCLYIFTRNILESKHNRIGDRPFLFEIDRIEAVDIDEELDFQLAEFLYEKREKAA